One segment of Solanum stenotomum isolate F172 chromosome 1, ASM1918654v1, whole genome shotgun sequence DNA contains the following:
- the LOC125863316 gene encoding protein argonaute 4-like → MAEEETNGAAAEGLPPPPPVPPDFTPAKTELEPVKKKILRIPMARRGVGNKGQKIQILTNHFKVNVTNVDGHFFHYSVALFYEDGRPVDGKGVGRKVLDRVHETYDTELAGKEFAYDGEKSLFTIGALPRNKMEFTVVLDDVTSNRNNGNSSPGGHGSPNEADRKRLRRPYQSKTFKVEISFAAKIPMQAIANALRGQESENSQEALRVLDIILRQHAAKQGCLLVRQSFFHNDPKNFVDVGGGVLGCRGFHSSFRTTQSGLSLNIDVSTTMIIQPGPIVDFLIANQNAKDPFSLDWAKAKRVLKNLRVKTSPTNQEYKITGLSDRPCREQLFTLKQKGKDADGEVQTTEVTVFDYFVNHRNIELRYSADLPCINVGKPKRPTYFPIELCSLVSLQRYTKSLSTFQRSSLVEKSRQKPQERMQVLSNALKINQYDAEPLLRSCGISISNNFTQIEGRVLPPPKLKTGGDDFVPRNGRWNFNNKRLVDPTKIERWAVVNFSARCNIQGLVSDLIKCGKQKGIMVEDPFDVFEESPQVRRAPPLVRVEKMFEQVQSKLPGAPKFLLCLLPERKNCDVYGPWKRKNLAEYGIVTQCIAPTRVNDQYITNVLLKINAKLGGLNSMLTVEHSPAIPMVSKVPTIIIGMDVSHGSPGQSDVPSIAAVVSSRQWPSISRYRASVRTQSPKVEMIDNLFKRASDTEDEGIMREALLDFYVSSGKRKPEHIIIFRDGVSESQFSQVLNVELDQIIEACKFLDEKWSPKFVVIVAQKNHHTKFFQPNDPNNVPPGTIIDNKVCHPRNYDFYLCAHAGMIGTTRPTHYHVLYDELGFSADDLQELVHNLSYVYQRSTTAISVVAPICYAHLAATQMGQWMKFEDASETSSSHNGVTNAGPVSVPQLPKLEEKVSSSMFFC, encoded by the exons ATGGCTGAAGAAGAAACGAATGGAGCAGCAGCAGAGGGTCTGCCACCTCCTCCCCCTGTTCCACCAGATTTCACTCCTGCTAAAACAGAGCTCGAGCCTGTGAAGAAAAAGATCTTGCGCATTCCCATGGCCAGACGTGGTGTTGGAAACAAGGGACAGAAGATCCAAATTCTTACTAATCACTTTAAAGTGAATGTGACCAATGTGGATGGGCACTTCTTTCACTACAGT GTTGCCTTATTCTATGAAGATGGTCGACCAGTCGATGGGAAGGGAGTTGGAAGGAAGGTCTTAGACAGAGTGCACGAAACTTATGATACAGAATTAGCTGGAAAGGAATTTGCATATGATGGTGAAAAAAGCTTGTTTACCATTGGAGCACTCCCTAGGAATAAAATGGAGTTCACTGTTGTCCTCGATGACGTGACATCAAATAG GAACAATGGTAATAGCAGCCCTGGTGGACATGGAAGTCCTAATGAAGCTGACAGGAAGAGGTTACGTCGTCCTTATCAGTCAAAAACTTTCAAGGTGGAGATCAGTTTTGCTGCCAAAATCCCTATGCAGGCGATTGCAAATGCTCTGCGTGGTCAAGAGTCGGAGAACTCTCAAGAAGCCTTGCGAGTCTTGGATATAATTCTGAGGCAGCATGCTGCAAAGCA GGGTTGCCTGCTTGTTCGACAATCCTTTTTCCACAATGATCCGAAGAACTTTGTTGATGTCGGTGGTGGTGTTCTTGGTTGTCGaggattccattccagcttccGTACTACCCAGAGTGGCTTGTCTTTGAACATTG ATGTGTCTACAACAATGATTATCCAGCCTGGGCCTATCGTGGACTTCTTGATTGCAAATCAAAATGCGAAGGATCCTTTTTCACTGGATTGGGCAAAG GCAAAGCGTGTACTCAAGAATTTGAGGGTGAAGACGAGCCCCACTAATCAAGAGTACAAGATTACTGGATTGAGTGACCGACCTTGTCGTGAACAACT ATTTACCCTGAAGCAGAAAGGAAAAGATGCAGATGGTGAGGTCCAAACAACTGAAGTTACTGTGTTTGATTACTTTGTCAACCACCGCAACATAGAGTTGCGTTATTCTGCTGATTTACCCTGCATAAATGTTGGGAAACCAAAACGTCCCACCTATTTCCCGATTGAG CTTTGTTCTTTGGTGTCGTTGCAAAGATACACAAAATCCTTGTCCACATTCCAGAGGTCTTCACTAGTGGAGAAATCAAGGCAAAAGCCTCAGGAGAGGATGCAAGTCTTAAGCAAT GCTCTCAAAATCAACCAATATGATGCTGAGCCCCTTCTTCGTTCCTGTGGAATATCGATTAGCAATAACTTCACTCAGATTGAAGGACGTGTTCTTCCCCCCCCAAag CTGAAGACAGGTGGTGATGACTTTGTCCCTCGTAATGGCAGATGGAATTTCAATAATAAG AGACTAGTTGATCCCACGAAGATAGAACGCTGGGCCGTTGTCAATTTTTCTGCACGCTGCAACATACAAGGACTAGTCAGTGATCTGATCAAATGTGGAAAACAGAAAGGAATT ATGGTGGAAGACCCATTTGATGTTTTTGAGGAATCTCCACAAGTCAGGAGGGCTCCCCCACTCGTTAGAGTCGAGAAGATGTTTGAGCAGGTCCAATCCAAGCTTCCCGGGGCACCTAAATTCCTGCTATGTCTGCTTCCTGAGAGGAAAAACTGTGACGTTTACG GACCATGGAAGCGAAAGAATCTTGCTGAGTATGGTATTGTTACCCAGTGTATAGCTCCAACAAGAGTCAATGATCAATATATCACCAATGTGCTCCTGAAGATAAATGCAAAG CTTGGAGGTTTAAATTCTATGTTAACTGTTGAACATTCTCCTGCAATCCCTATGGTATCTAAGGTTCCTACCATTATTATTGGGATGGATGTGTCCCATGGCTCTCCTGGCCAATCTGATGTCCCATCAATTGCAGCG GTTGTCAGCTCAAGGCAGTGGCCTTCGATATCTCGCTACAGAGCTTCAGTTCGTACTCAGTCTCCTAAGGTGGAGATGATAGACAACTTGTTTAAACGTGCTTCTGATACTGAAGATGAGGGAATAATGAG GGAGGCTTTGCTAGATTTTTATGTGAGCTCTGGAAAAAGGAAGCCCGAGCATATAATAATATTCAG GGATGGTGTCAGTGAATCTCAGTTTAGTCAAGTTCTGAATGTTGAGCTGGATCAGATTATTGAG GCTTGTAAATTTCTTGATGAGAAGTGGTCACCCAAGTTTGTGGTGATAGTTGCCCAGAAGAATCACCATACCAAGTTTTTCCAGCCTAATGATCCTAACAATGTTCCTCCAG GCACAATCATAGACAACAAAGTCTGTCACCCAAGGAATTATGACTTCTACTTGTGTGCTCATGCTGGAATGATT GGTACAACTCGTCCTACTCACTATCATGTCTTGTATGATGAGCTGGGTTTCTCTGCTGATGATCTTCAAGAGCTTGTTCATAATCTCTCTTATGT GTACCAGAGGAGCACCACTGCAATATCTGTTG TTGCTCCCAT
- the LOC125863580 gene encoding calmodulin-5/6/7/8, with protein MADQLTEDQISEFKEAFSLFDKDGDGCITTKELGTVMRSLGQNPTEAELQDMINEVDADGNGTIDFPEFLNLMARKMKDTDSEEELKEAFRVFDKDQNGFISAAELRHVMTNLGEKLTDEEVDEMIREADVDGDGQINYDEFVKVMMAK; from the exons ATGGCGGATCAGCTCACCGAAGATCAGATCTCtgagttcaaggaagccttcAGTCTTTTTGACAAGGACGGAGATG GTTGTATCACAACTAAGGAACTTGGAACTGTAATGCGGTCATTGGGGCAGAACCCAACTGAGGCTGAGCTTCAAGACATGATCAATGAAGTTGATGCTGATGGAAATGGGACCATTGATTTTCCAGAGTTCCTTAACCTGATGGCTCGCAAGATGAAGGACACTGATTCTGAGGAGGAGCTCAAGGAAGCTTTCAGAGTGTTTGACAAGGATCAGAATGGATTCATCTCCGCAGCTGAGCTTCGTCATGTCATGACAAACCTAGGCGAAAAGCTTACTGATGAAGAGGTTGATGAGATGATTCGTGAAGCTGATGTGGATGGCGATGGGCAGATCAACTACGACGAGTTCGTCAAGGTTATGATGGCCAAGTGA